The Mycolicibacterium monacense genome contains the following window.
GAACTGCCCGACGTGACCATCGCCTCGGTCACCGATCCCGCGGGCCCTGCCGCCGACGCGTTCGCGCGGGCCACCGGCGCGGCGGTGGTCCCCGACCTTTCCGCACTCCTGGCCGACCCGCCGGATGCCGTCTACGTCTGCGTTCCGCCGCATGCGCACGGTCCGATCGAGGAGTCGCTCGTCGAGGCGGGCGTCGCGTTGTTCGTCGAGAAACCGTTGGGTACCGACCCGGGCACCGCCCGACATATCGCCGGTCTGATCGGCGAGCGTGGTGTCACCAGCGCCGTCGGCCACCACTGGCGGTATTCGGCGGCCGTCGGGTTGGTACGGGACATGTTGGGCGACAGCGTCGTTCGGCTCGCCGTCGCATCGTGGCTGGACCGGGTGCCGCCGGTGGCGTGGTGGTGCCGACGGGACCTTTCGGGCGGGCAGATCGTCGAGCAGGCGGTGCACGTGCTCGACATGTTGCGGTACCTCGTCGGCGAGGTCGCCGAGGTCAGCGCCTACGCCAACGCCGCCCCGCCGAGCGCGCCCGACGCCGACATCGACGGGGCGACCGCGGCGACCCTGCGCTTCGCCTCGGGTGCGGTCGGTACGGTTGCCGCCGCCTGCTGCCTGACCTGGAAGCACCTCGCCGGTATCGACATCCACGCGGACGGGCTGAGTGTCGCGGTCCGCGAAGACGCGATCACGGCACGGACGGCCGACGGACCGCTGCAGCGCGAGTTGGACCCCGACGACGCCAAGAGATCCGCAGACCGCGCGTTCATCGACGCCGTGATGGACCGCGGGGCCGGCCGCGACGGAATCCTCGTCGACTACGCCGACGCCCTGCGTACCCACGAACTGGCCTGTGCGATAGCGGAATCCGCACACCTGGCATGGCCGGTGGCGGTCCATGTCTGACGCCGGTTACACCGTGGTCGTCGAGCGGCCCGGTGTGGTGACGTGCAGGGCGCAACCGTCGCAGGGCGCCCTGCCCGAGGGGCAGTTCGACGTCGCCACCGTGTTCAGCGGACTGTCCGCCGGGACGGACCTCAGCTGGGTCAAGGGCACGAACCCGGCGCTGCACCAGAACTGGGATGCCGACCTCGGGTTGTTCCTGGCCGGCGAACCGAACGCCGGTTACCCCGTGGAGCGGTTCGGCTACATGCAGGTCGGCCGGGTGACGGCGAGCCGCGTGCCCTCGGTTGCCCCCGGGCGGCTGGTGGCGATGACCTACGGCCACCGAAGCTGCTACCGCGCGGATGCGCTGCGCGACCGGTTCGTCGTACTGCCCGCCGGGTTCGACGCGGTGCTGGGGATCTACGTCGCCCACATGGGGCCGATCTGCGCCAACGGACTGCTGCACGCCGCCGCCGACGTGGTGGGCGCCGATGTCCGGACCCTGGGAGACGGCGTACGCGGCAGGCGGGTGGCGGTCGTCGGCGCGGGGGTGGTGGGGCTGCTGACCGCGCTACTGGCCGCCCACCACGGCGCGGCGGACGTGCTCGTGCTCGACGAGACCGCGGCGCGGCGCGACATCGCCGAACGGCTCGACCTGGCGACGCTGGATCCGGGCGGCGGCGACCCGGCGGTCGCGGTCAAGCAGCAGTGGGGCCGATCCGGTGAGCGCGGCGCCGACGTGGTCTTCCAGTGCCGCGGGCGGGGCAGCGCGCTGGCCCTGGCCCTGCGGCTGCTGCGACCCCAGGGCACCGTCATCGACCTGGCCTTCTATCAGGACGGGTGCGGTGACGTCCGGCTCGGCGAGGAATTCCACCACAACGGGCTGTCGGTGCGCTGCGCGCAGATCGGCCGGGTGCCGCGGGGTACGGCCCACCTGTGGGACCGCGACCGGCTGAGCGCGGAGACGGTCGACTTCCTACAGGCCCGCGGACGCGACATCAAGGCGCATCTGATCACCGACTACGCACCGCTGGTCGAGGCGCCGAGCACCCTGGGCCGCCTGGCGACCAACCGGCACGAGGGTCTGCAAATCGTTTTCTTTTGCTAACGAACCGCCGCGTCGGCGCGATGAAGATATCGGGGGGCTCATAAGCAGTATCGACTCATGGGCAGCACCGCTGCCGCCAGGCGATGAGGAGGTCGCGATGAAGTTCAAGAAGTTGGTGGTCGGAACGGCGATGGCTGGAGCGTTCGGCTTCGCCGCCGTC
Protein-coding sequences here:
- a CDS encoding zinc-dependent alcohol dehydrogenase — its product is MSDAGYTVVVERPGVVTCRAQPSQGALPEGQFDVATVFSGLSAGTDLSWVKGTNPALHQNWDADLGLFLAGEPNAGYPVERFGYMQVGRVTASRVPSVAPGRLVAMTYGHRSCYRADALRDRFVVLPAGFDAVLGIYVAHMGPICANGLLHAAADVVGADVRTLGDGVRGRRVAVVGAGVVGLLTALLAAHHGAADVLVLDETAARRDIAERLDLATLDPGGGDPAVAVKQQWGRSGERGADVVFQCRGRGSALALALRLLRPQGTVIDLAFYQDGCGDVRLGEEFHHNGLSVRCAQIGRVPRGTAHLWDRDRLSAETVDFLQARGRDIKAHLITDYAPLVEAPSTLGRLATNRHEGLQIVFFC
- a CDS encoding Gfo/Idh/MocA family protein, whose product is MGHCRVAFVGAGGVAVRHARHLAELPDVTIASVTDPAGPAADAFARATGAAVVPDLSALLADPPDAVYVCVPPHAHGPIEESLVEAGVALFVEKPLGTDPGTARHIAGLIGERGVTSAVGHHWRYSAAVGLVRDMLGDSVVRLAVASWLDRVPPVAWWCRRDLSGGQIVEQAVHVLDMLRYLVGEVAEVSAYANAAPPSAPDADIDGATAATLRFASGAVGTVAAACCLTWKHLAGIDIHADGLSVAVREDAITARTADGPLQRELDPDDAKRSADRAFIDAVMDRGAGRDGILVDYADALRTHELACAIAESAHLAWPVAVHV